The DNA segment AGCTTCTTTCAATCATTGTTTAACCCATTTTACTTTTCTTGGAACTCTGCCAAGCTTAATCATATTCTTTTCACATTTACTACTACAGAAGAAATAGATGGAACCATCT comes from the Methanobrevibacter sp. genome and includes:
- a CDS encoding 50S ribosomal protein L24e gives rise to the protein MRTCSFCGKEIEEGTGKMYVKKDGSIYFFCSSKCEKNMIKLGRVPRKVKWVKQ